In Bryobacteraceae bacterium, the following proteins share a genomic window:
- a CDS encoding glycosyltransferase codes for MKEQVKQLAGWRHGGAGGRKGVEVLGDCSALIPTCDRYAMVIRLIGAIAGLPDQPGEVVVIDGAASGDLGERLQAWCRESRPAFDVVYARSERGLTRQRNAAVDLSTREFLYFFDDDTVPQAGYFGEIRRVFEEDRERKIGLIGGLIVNEIERPIVARWKMRLKLGLVPRDLGPGRYFDAANTLPLGMMKDFRGVIPADFISGCSSAWRREVFSTMRFSEYFAGYSQGEDVEASLRAARNWKVMICGDARILHLHAAGGRPVRFERGRVDIVNKYFIWKRHRPNVGAKYKALFWADIPFQFAMDVAAWAQKPWDASPLIRTAGLACGAVECMVRPPRFEEPPVRRQYALAGGEAEPAAAGAGSRGA; via the coding sequence ATGAAGGAGCAAGTGAAGCAACTGGCCGGGTGGCGCCACGGCGGCGCGGGCGGGCGGAAGGGCGTGGAAGTGCTGGGCGACTGTTCGGCGTTGATCCCCACGTGCGACCGGTACGCGATGGTGATCCGGCTGATCGGCGCGATCGCGGGCCTGCCGGACCAGCCGGGCGAAGTGGTGGTGATCGACGGCGCGGCGAGCGGCGATCTCGGCGAGCGGCTTCAGGCGTGGTGCCGGGAGAGCCGTCCGGCGTTCGACGTCGTCTATGCGCGCAGCGAACGCGGGCTCACGCGGCAGCGCAACGCGGCGGTGGATCTGAGCACGCGGGAGTTTCTATACTTTTTCGACGACGACACGGTGCCGCAGGCGGGCTATTTCGGCGAGATCCGGCGGGTGTTCGAGGAGGACCGGGAGCGGAAGATCGGGTTGATCGGCGGGTTGATCGTGAACGAGATCGAGCGGCCGATCGTGGCGCGGTGGAAGATGCGGCTGAAGCTCGGACTGGTGCCGCGGGACCTCGGTCCGGGACGATACTTCGACGCGGCGAACACACTGCCGCTGGGGATGATGAAGGACTTCCGGGGCGTGATTCCGGCCGATTTCATTTCCGGGTGTTCGAGCGCGTGGCGGCGCGAGGTGTTCTCGACGATGCGGTTTTCCGAATACTTCGCCGGCTACTCGCAGGGCGAGGACGTGGAGGCGTCGCTGCGGGCGGCGCGGAACTGGAAGGTGATGATCTGCGGCGACGCGCGGATTCTGCATCTGCACGCGGCGGGCGGGCGTCCGGTGCGGTTCGAGCGGGGCCGGGTGGATATCGTCAACAAGTATTTCATCTGGAAGCGGCACCGGCCGAATGTGGGCGCGAAGTACAAGGCGCTGTTCTGGGCGGACATACCGTTCCAGTTCGCGATGGACGTGGCGGCGTGGGCGCAGAAGCCGTGGGACGCCTCGCCGCTGATCCGGACGGCGGGGCTCGCGTGCGGGGCGGTGGAGTGCATGGTGAGGCCGCCGCGGTTCGAGGAACCGCCGGTGCGTCGGCAGTACGCGTTGGCCGGCGGCGAAGCGGAGCCGGCGGCGGCGGGGGCGGGGTCGCGTGGCGCCTGA
- a CDS encoding ABC transporter ATP-binding protein has protein sequence MSAIAIQAENLSKIYTIGGKPNGYKTLRETLMETGTGILSMPKRLLGRSERAAAKETFLALRDVNFQVNRGEVVGVIGRNGAGKSTLLKVLSRITEPSSGHADIHGRVGSLLEVGTGFHPELTGRENIYLNGAILGMRRADIERQFDAIVAFSEVEKFVDTPVKFYSSGMYLRLAFAVAAHLDPEILLVDEVLAVGDLAFQKKCMGKMGEVAKQGRTVLFVSHNMGAVRSLCEKGIVLERGAVIEQGAIGKAIETYYKMAAAAEKTDADSTRTGFGEVYLTSHEATTIQHQDSMELATTLNLSEEVAGFVLICKLEDMNQRNIFHLRRDSPEFRSGSWKGRYEIKLRVPPLWLEPGLYSLHFKVLLWGNVSQPRLLSDILHLDVGGECSGWGAVLTPQADWNVREAEPAAVSAPVKGEGA, from the coding sequence TTGAGCGCGATAGCGATTCAAGCGGAAAACCTTTCGAAGATCTATACCATCGGCGGGAAGCCGAATGGGTACAAGACGCTTCGGGAGACACTGATGGAGACCGGCACCGGCATCCTTTCGATGCCGAAGCGGCTGCTCGGGCGCAGTGAGCGCGCGGCGGCGAAGGAAACGTTCCTTGCCTTGCGGGACGTGAACTTCCAGGTAAACCGGGGAGAGGTGGTGGGTGTGATCGGCCGCAACGGCGCGGGCAAGAGCACCCTTCTCAAGGTCCTGTCGCGGATCACGGAGCCTTCGTCCGGCCACGCGGATATCCATGGGCGGGTGGGGTCGCTGCTCGAAGTGGGCACGGGCTTCCATCCGGAGTTGACCGGGCGGGAGAACATCTACCTGAACGGCGCGATTCTCGGGATGCGGCGGGCCGACATCGAGCGGCAGTTCGACGCGATCGTGGCGTTTTCGGAAGTGGAGAAGTTCGTGGACACGCCGGTGAAGTTCTATTCGAGCGGCATGTACCTGCGGTTGGCGTTCGCCGTGGCGGCGCACCTCGATCCGGAGATTTTGCTTGTCGACGAAGTGCTGGCGGTGGGCGACCTCGCGTTCCAGAAGAAGTGCATGGGCAAGATGGGCGAGGTGGCCAAGCAGGGCCGTACGGTGCTGTTCGTGAGCCACAACATGGGCGCGGTGCGGTCGCTTTGCGAGAAGGGCATCGTGCTCGAGCGCGGCGCGGTGATCGAACAGGGGGCGATCGGCAAGGCGATCGAAACCTATTACAAGATGGCGGCGGCGGCGGAGAAGACCGACGCCGATTCGACGCGGACGGGATTCGGCGAGGTGTACCTGACGTCGCACGAGGCGACGACCATTCAGCACCAGGACTCGATGGAACTGGCGACGACCTTGAATCTGAGCGAAGAGGTGGCGGGTTTCGTGCTGATCTGCAAGCTGGAGGACATGAACCAGCGCAACATCTTCCACCTGCGGCGGGACAGCCCGGAGTTCCGTTCGGGATCGTGGAAGGGCCGCTACGAGATCAAGCTGCGCGTTCCGCCGCTGTGGCTCGAGCCTGGGCTGTACTCGCTGCATTTCAAAGTGCTGCTGTGGGGCAACGTATCGCAGCCGCGGCTGCTCTCCGATATCCTCCATCTGGACGTCGGCGGCGAGTGCAGCGGGTGGGGCGCGGTGCTGACGCCACAGGCCGATTGGAACGTGCGCGAGGCGGAGCCGGCGGCGGTGAGCGCGCCGGTGAAGGGCGAAGGAGCCTAG
- the asnB gene encoding asparagine synthase (glutamine-hydrolyzing), giving the protein MMGAQQHRGPDADGVYLDPGHGAGLAHNRLSILDLSEAGRQPMSDPSGTLHIVFNGEIYNYLELRKELDGYPFRTGTDTEVLLAAYERWGAGCLDRLIGMFAFLIWDEREQRLFAARDRFGVKPLYYAEVDGALLLASEIHALHRGGVPAVHDEVAWATYLAAGLHDHGERTFWRGVTSLLPGHMLIWEKGAYRTSCWYDLADRVGNEYDQRSDAEVEEEYRALLDETIRLRFRADVPVGITISGGLDSATLLGLVHVMEGGVGKVKAFTYVTGDPRYDELPWVRKMLELSGHPIFVCPLKAADVPELAASVQETQDGPFGGLPTLAYARVFEQARREGVVVLLDGQGMDEQWAGYDYYQPLAAMNGAVNGARAMAAPAQGPVQGSKSRPVRPECLDPDFLALAEPLAPRQPFKDVLRNRQYQDTRYTKIPRALRFNDRVSMRVSCELREPFLDHRLFELAFRQPARRKVGEWQGKMQGKVMMRKITRGLLPGEVSEAPKRPVQTPQREWLSGVLRPWADEAIRSALGEFGGGWLSEKAVRDEWAAYQEGQSDNSFYIWQWVSLGLTANQASARRAEVSF; this is encoded by the coding sequence ATGATGGGGGCGCAGCAGCACCGCGGCCCCGACGCGGATGGCGTGTACCTCGATCCCGGCCACGGAGCCGGGCTGGCGCACAACCGCTTGAGCATTCTTGACCTATCCGAGGCCGGACGGCAGCCGATGTCGGATCCTTCCGGGACCTTGCACATTGTCTTCAATGGCGAGATCTACAACTACCTCGAGCTGCGGAAGGAACTGGACGGGTATCCGTTCCGGACGGGCACCGACACCGAGGTCCTTCTGGCGGCCTATGAGCGTTGGGGCGCGGGCTGCCTGGACCGGCTGATCGGGATGTTCGCGTTTCTGATCTGGGACGAGCGCGAGCAGCGGCTGTTCGCGGCGCGGGACCGGTTCGGTGTGAAGCCGCTCTACTACGCGGAGGTGGACGGGGCGCTGTTGCTGGCGAGCGAGATCCACGCCCTGCACCGGGGTGGCGTGCCGGCCGTGCACGATGAAGTGGCATGGGCCACCTACCTGGCAGCGGGACTGCACGACCACGGAGAGCGGACATTCTGGCGCGGGGTCACCTCGCTACTGCCCGGCCACATGCTGATTTGGGAAAAGGGGGCGTACCGGACGTCCTGCTGGTACGATTTGGCCGATCGGGTTGGCAACGAGTACGACCAACGCAGCGACGCCGAGGTGGAAGAAGAATACCGGGCGCTGCTCGACGAAACGATCCGGCTGCGATTCCGCGCCGATGTTCCGGTGGGGATCACGATCAGCGGCGGGCTGGATTCGGCGACGCTGCTGGGGCTGGTTCACGTGATGGAGGGCGGCGTGGGCAAGGTGAAGGCGTTCACCTACGTGACCGGCGACCCCCGGTACGATGAACTGCCGTGGGTGCGCAAGATGCTGGAGCTTTCCGGGCATCCGATCTTTGTCTGTCCGCTGAAGGCGGCGGACGTGCCGGAGCTGGCCGCGTCGGTGCAGGAGACGCAGGACGGGCCGTTCGGCGGCCTGCCGACGCTCGCCTACGCGCGCGTGTTCGAGCAGGCGCGGCGCGAAGGCGTGGTGGTGCTGCTCGACGGGCAGGGGATGGACGAACAGTGGGCCGGGTACGACTACTACCAGCCGCTGGCGGCCATGAACGGGGCGGTGAACGGCGCGCGGGCCATGGCGGCGCCGGCGCAGGGGCCGGTGCAGGGGTCGAAGTCGAGGCCGGTGCGGCCGGAGTGCCTGGATCCGGACTTTCTGGCGCTGGCCGAGCCGCTTGCGCCGCGGCAGCCGTTCAAGGACGTGCTGCGCAACCGGCAGTATCAGGACACACGGTACACGAAGATTCCGCGGGCGCTGCGATTCAACGACCGGGTATCGATGCGGGTATCGTGCGAGCTGCGGGAGCCGTTCCTCGATCACCGGCTGTTCGAACTGGCCTTCCGCCAGCCGGCGCGAAGGAAAGTGGGCGAGTGGCAGGGCAAGATGCAGGGGAAGGTGATGATGCGGAAGATCACGCGCGGCCTGCTGCCGGGCGAGGTATCCGAAGCGCCGAAGAGGCCGGTGCAGACGCCGCAGCGGGAGTGGCTGTCGGGTGTGCTGCGGCCGTGGGCCGATGAAGCGATTCGTTCGGCGCTCGGGGAGTTCGGCGGCGGGTGGTTGAGCGAAAAAGCGGTGCGGGATGAATGGGCGGCCTATCAGGAGGGCCAGTCCGACAACAGCTTCTATATCTGGCAATGGGTGAGCCTGGGTCTGACGGCCAACCAGGCCAGCGCGAGACGAGCGGAGGTGAGTTTTTGA
- a CDS encoding NAD(P)-dependent oxidoreductase: MQILITENENFSRVALERLAAMGQVRSRDLRTREELLAEAAQGTEVLWVRLRHYIGREAMEAAPGLQAIATPTTGLTHVDLEEAARRGIAVISLKGETEFLKEIRATAEHTIGLMLALLRRLPGAARHVVEGGWNRDLFRGHELHGKTVGVVGYGRLGRIVARYLDAFGCRVLVSERKDWEGSLEPPAELVPLEELLSHSDLVSLHVSLDSTTTGLFDRACFGRMKSGAWFINTSRGELVDEAALLGALREGKLAGAAVDVLAAEHRLGEAGHPLIEYAREGGNIVITPHTGGCTYESMAKTEEFLALRLETWLSARALEKGTLCAESQALQAETGAAKI; this comes from the coding sequence TTGCAAATCCTGATCACAGAGAACGAGAACTTCTCCCGCGTGGCGCTGGAGCGGCTGGCCGCGATGGGCCAGGTGCGCTCGCGCGATCTCCGCACGCGGGAGGAGTTGCTCGCCGAGGCGGCCCAGGGGACGGAAGTTCTCTGGGTCCGGCTGCGGCACTATATCGGGCGGGAGGCGATGGAGGCGGCGCCCGGACTCCAGGCGATCGCGACGCCGACGACGGGGTTGACGCACGTCGACCTCGAGGAAGCGGCGCGGCGTGGGATCGCGGTGATCTCGCTGAAGGGCGAAACCGAGTTTCTCAAGGAGATCCGCGCGACGGCGGAGCATACGATCGGGCTGATGCTGGCGCTACTGCGGCGCCTGCCCGGCGCGGCGCGGCACGTCGTGGAGGGCGGATGGAACCGCGATTTGTTCCGGGGCCATGAACTGCACGGCAAGACGGTGGGCGTGGTGGGGTACGGGCGGTTGGGGAGGATCGTGGCGCGGTATCTGGATGCGTTCGGATGCCGGGTCCTGGTATCGGAACGAAAGGACTGGGAGGGGAGTTTAGAACCTCCGGCCGAATTGGTACCACTCGAGGAACTGCTCTCCCATTCCGATCTCGTAAGCCTGCATGTTAGTTTGGACTCGACGACAACGGGCCTGTTCGACCGGGCCTGTTTCGGGCGAATGAAATCCGGGGCGTGGTTCATCAACACGTCGCGGGGAGAGTTGGTGGACGAAGCGGCGCTGCTCGGCGCGCTGCGGGAAGGGAAGCTGGCCGGCGCGGCAGTGGATGTGCTGGCGGCCGAGCACCGGCTTGGAGAGGCCGGTCATCCGTTGATCGAGTACGCGCGTGAGGGAGGAAATATCGTGATCACGCCTCATACGGGCGGCTGCACGTATGAGTCGATGGCTAAGACCGAGGAATTTCTTGCGCTACGGCTGGAAACATGGCTGAGCGCTCGTGCGTTGGAAAAGGGAACTTTATGTGCGGAATCGCAGGCGCTGCAGGCCGAAACTGGCGCAGCGAAAATTTGA
- a CDS encoding acylneuraminate cytidylyltransferase family protein, translating to MRVLGIVTARGGSKGIPRKNITPLLGKPLLAWTAEAALAAGSVSRVVLSTDDEEIARVGREWGLEAPFLRPEHLAQDDTPTVPVLQDVVERLEAAGDRFDAILTLQPTNPLRQASDIDGAVALLERTGADSVISFFDVGERHPARMKYIGEDSRVIEPEFAERFEGMPRQKLPPIYLREGSIYLTRRDVLMNQSSLKGKDCRAWIVPRERACNIDEPFDLKLAAFLMQEHGLVEAVCKS from the coding sequence ATGCGCGTACTTGGGATCGTGACGGCGCGCGGGGGGTCGAAGGGAATCCCGCGCAAGAACATCACGCCGTTGCTCGGTAAGCCGCTGCTCGCGTGGACGGCGGAAGCGGCGCTCGCCGCCGGCTCCGTCTCGCGCGTGGTGCTGTCGACCGATGACGAGGAGATCGCGCGGGTGGGCCGCGAGTGGGGGCTCGAGGCGCCGTTTCTGCGTCCGGAGCATCTGGCGCAGGACGATACGCCGACCGTGCCGGTGCTGCAGGATGTGGTGGAGCGGCTGGAGGCGGCGGGCGACCGTTTCGACGCGATCCTCACGCTGCAGCCGACCAATCCGCTGCGGCAGGCGTCCGATATCGACGGCGCGGTGGCGCTGCTCGAGCGAACGGGTGCCGATTCGGTGATTTCGTTTTTCGACGTCGGTGAGCGGCACCCGGCCCGGATGAAGTATATCGGCGAGGACAGCCGGGTGATCGAGCCCGAATTCGCCGAGCGGTTCGAGGGGATGCCGCGGCAAAAGCTGCCGCCGATCTACCTGCGCGAAGGATCGATTTACCTGACACGGCGCGACGTTCTGATGAACCAGTCGTCGCTCAAGGGCAAGGACTGCCGGGCGTGGATCGTGCCGCGGGAGCGGGCGTGCAACATCGATGAGCCGTTCGATTTGAAGCTGGCGGCGTTTCTGATGCAGGAACACGGGCTCGTGGAAGCTGTTTGCAAATCCTGA
- the neuC gene encoding UDP-N-acetylglucosamine 2-epimerase, with translation MQPIKKEVPRKVERPRRVCVVLVDRANYGRLKPVMTAIRDHPALELLCIAAGTMVLERFGRAADLVRREGFRVHGEIYTELEGSTPISMAKSVGIGVQEFANEYLRLKPDVVLLIGDRYEALGAAIAAAYMNIPMVHLQGGEVSGSIDESARHAISKFAQFHYPSTQRAKEYLLRMGEAPDTVLGVGCPGSDIARQMNPHLDPEVINGTGSGSAIDVEKPFLLVIYHPTTTTFGGEYEQMRQMLEALHEVNMQTVMLWPNIDAGADHISKTIRVFRDQHAPDWLRTVTNLPPENYLQVLAKTACAVGNSSSFVRDAGYFGTPVVLVGDRQDGRETDVHAVRCAPDAGDIVARVKAHLAHGRYAPSTLYGDGYVAERVADAVASLKPYVQKRLYFVSEEAAAGKGNGHARTWDRDGARGVEGNPAQEHHAVAR, from the coding sequence ATGCAACCGATCAAGAAAGAAGTTCCGCGGAAGGTAGAGCGGCCGCGCCGGGTATGCGTGGTGCTGGTGGACCGCGCCAACTACGGCCGGCTGAAGCCGGTGATGACGGCGATCCGGGATCATCCGGCGCTGGAGCTGCTGTGCATCGCGGCCGGCACAATGGTGCTCGAGCGGTTCGGGCGGGCGGCCGATCTCGTGCGGCGGGAAGGTTTCCGCGTGCATGGCGAGATCTACACGGAGCTCGAGGGCTCGACGCCGATATCGATGGCGAAGTCGGTGGGGATCGGCGTGCAGGAGTTCGCCAACGAGTACCTGCGGCTGAAGCCGGACGTGGTGCTGCTGATCGGCGACCGGTACGAGGCGCTGGGGGCGGCGATCGCGGCGGCGTACATGAACATCCCGATGGTGCATCTGCAAGGCGGCGAGGTGTCGGGATCGATCGACGAAAGCGCGCGGCACGCCATTTCGAAGTTCGCGCAGTTTCATTACCCTTCGACGCAGCGGGCGAAGGAATACCTGCTGCGGATGGGCGAGGCGCCGGATACGGTGCTCGGCGTGGGCTGTCCGGGCAGCGACATTGCCCGGCAGATGAATCCGCACCTCGATCCGGAAGTGATCAACGGCACCGGCAGCGGTTCCGCGATCGACGTAGAGAAGCCTTTTCTGCTGGTGATCTATCACCCGACGACGACCACGTTCGGCGGCGAATACGAGCAGATGCGGCAGATGCTCGAGGCCTTGCACGAAGTCAACATGCAGACGGTGATGCTGTGGCCGAATATCGACGCGGGCGCGGATCACATCTCGAAGACCATCCGCGTATTTCGCGACCAGCACGCTCCGGATTGGCTGCGGACGGTGACGAACCTGCCGCCGGAGAACTATCTGCAGGTGCTGGCGAAGACGGCGTGCGCGGTGGGCAACTCGTCGAGCTTCGTGCGCGACGCCGGCTATTTCGGCACGCCGGTGGTGCTCGTCGGCGACCGGCAGGACGGCCGCGAGACCGATGTTCACGCGGTGCGGTGCGCTCCGGATGCGGGCGACATCGTGGCGCGGGTGAAGGCGCACCTGGCGCACGGCCGCTACGCGCCCTCGACGCTCTATGGCGACGGTTACGTGGCGGAGCGGGTGGCCGATGCGGTGGCCTCGCTGAAACCTTACGTACAGAAGCGGCTCTACTTCGTGAGCGAGGAAGCGGCCGCGGGAAAAGGAAACGGACATGCGCGTACTTGGGATCGTGACGGCGCGCGGGGGGTCGAAGGGAATCCCGCGCAAGAACATCACGCCGTTGCTCGGTAA
- a CDS encoding polysaccharide deacetylase family protein, whose translation MPPALHTVMYHYVRDLPRTKYPRIKGMLADDFVAQVDALAREYEMATLESALAFLAGRYEPRRDLCLLTFDDGVAEHHDLVTPVLAERGIEGQFFLITSAVEEHTVAPVHMNHFLMAALDFADYRSEMLARFGCSDDGVDEATARATYKWDTIEVARFKYLFNFTMAAEVRDGAVKSLFEDRIGDEADFARELYVSWEQARAMQSAGQRIGGHTHWHRPVSSLNAEELAFDLGSCRRLLEANCAPQTLWPFSYPYGKRASYTDESVAMLGELGFACSFTTEVGPSGAGAAPFHIRRVDCKNALDGVAV comes from the coding sequence ATGCCTCCCGCCCTTCACACCGTGATGTACCACTACGTGCGCGATCTGCCGCGCACGAAGTACCCGCGCATCAAGGGAATGCTCGCCGATGATTTCGTCGCGCAGGTGGACGCGCTGGCGCGCGAGTACGAGATGGCGACGCTCGAATCGGCGCTCGCGTTTCTCGCGGGCCGGTATGAGCCGCGGCGCGACCTGTGCCTGCTGACGTTCGACGACGGCGTGGCCGAGCATCATGACCTGGTGACGCCGGTGCTTGCCGAGCGCGGGATCGAGGGGCAGTTTTTCCTGATCACGTCGGCGGTGGAAGAGCACACGGTGGCGCCGGTGCACATGAACCACTTCCTGATGGCGGCGCTCGATTTCGCGGACTACCGGTCGGAAATGCTCGCCCGGTTCGGCTGCTCCGACGATGGAGTGGATGAAGCCACCGCGCGCGCGACGTACAAATGGGACACGATCGAGGTGGCGCGGTTCAAGTATCTTTTCAACTTCACGATGGCGGCGGAGGTTCGCGATGGGGCGGTGAAGAGCCTGTTCGAGGACCGGATCGGCGACGAGGCCGATTTCGCGCGCGAGCTGTACGTGAGCTGGGAGCAGGCGCGGGCGATGCAATCGGCGGGGCAACGGATCGGTGGGCACACGCACTGGCACCGGCCGGTTTCGTCGCTGAACGCGGAGGAACTCGCGTTCGACCTGGGAAGCTGCCGGCGGCTGCTCGAGGCCAACTGCGCGCCGCAGACGTTGTGGCCGTTCTCGTATCCGTACGGCAAGCGCGCTTCGTATACGGATGAGTCGGTGGCGATGCTCGGCGAACTGGGGTTCGCGTGTTCGTTCACCACCGAGGTGGGCCCGAGCGGCGCGGGCGCCGCCCCTTTTCACATCCGCCGCGTGGACTGCAAGAACGCGCTCGACGGCGTGGCAGTGTAA
- a CDS encoding acyl carrier protein, protein MRDATFERIRTMMADAFGATIEQMTDDASPDTIEGWDSIQHLNLVMALEEEFGVQFEPEEIEQLLSVELVAALVAEKKKEIGVS, encoded by the coding sequence GTGAGGGACGCGACATTCGAACGTATTCGCACCATGATGGCCGATGCATTCGGGGCCACGATCGAGCAGATGACCGACGACGCCTCGCCGGACACGATCGAGGGGTGGGATTCCATCCAGCACCTCAATCTCGTGATGGCGCTCGAGGAAGAGTTCGGCGTGCAGTTCGAGCCGGAGGAGATCGAGCAACTGCTTTCGGTGGAGCTGGTGGCCGCGCTGGTGGCCGAGAAAAAGAAAGAGATCGGAGTTTCCTAG
- a CDS encoding HAD-IIIC family phosphatase gives MSDLRSQVAQAVAERRFADARRLAARMWAEAPTPATASSLVRSFDSAGGSAGVEEWGLTPFSVRILRSFTVEPAVPLLRAGALVGGIGLTVSLSEFNAYAQEFLDPASALYTGGCNAAILAVATRDVAPELWDDYADLPPGRGMEIAANVVDQFRNWVGLFRSRTGASLVIHALELPPAAAMGVYDAQGEGQAAAIGAINAGLRKIASETPGIYVLDFDGLIARRGRENWYDPTKWFTVRMPMRAEHLASMASEWLRFVHPLAGKLAKVIVTDLDNTLWGGVIGEDGMDGIRIHRDEHKGAPFWQLQRVLADARRRGVLLAIASKNNPADAMEALEKHPGMLLRPSDFAAMRIGWNPKSQSLREIAAELNVGIDSLLFLDDNPVEREHARMEVPEAAVIELPAEPAGYAKAVRECPLLERLAISAEDRERTAMYAAQAERAHLEASSGSVEDFYRSLDQRVTVAAAGGANIARIAQLTQKTNQFNLTTRRYSEAEVAAMAAGGDHAVLGVTVTDRFGDNGLVGVCILRFADATAEIDSFLMSCRVIGRTVETAILAAAAEVAAGRGAEVLEGWFLPTKKNAPSKDFYSQHGFEAVEESAAGTRWRLAMASRPECPEWIALDNTAGKETVFA, from the coding sequence ATGAGCGATTTACGGAGCCAGGTGGCGCAGGCGGTGGCGGAGCGGCGGTTTGCCGACGCGCGGCGCCTCGCGGCGCGCATGTGGGCCGAAGCGCCGACCCCGGCGACGGCGTCGTCTTTGGTTCGTTCCTTTGATTCCGCGGGCGGTTCCGCAGGGGTCGAGGAGTGGGGGCTGACTCCGTTTTCGGTTCGGATTCTCCGTTCCTTTACCGTGGAGCCGGCCGTGCCGCTGCTGCGGGCCGGGGCGCTGGTGGGGGGGATCGGGCTCACGGTGTCGCTGAGCGAGTTCAACGCCTACGCGCAGGAGTTTCTGGATCCGGCAAGTGCTTTGTACACAGGCGGTTGCAATGCGGCGATCCTGGCCGTTGCGACGCGTGACGTGGCCCCGGAGCTCTGGGATGACTACGCCGATCTGCCGCCCGGACGCGGGATGGAAATCGCCGCGAACGTGGTGGATCAGTTCCGCAATTGGGTGGGGCTGTTCCGGTCACGGACGGGGGCGAGCCTGGTGATTCATGCGCTTGAGCTGCCGCCGGCGGCGGCGATGGGCGTCTATGACGCGCAGGGCGAAGGGCAGGCGGCGGCGATCGGGGCGATCAACGCCGGATTGCGGAAGATCGCTTCGGAAACGCCGGGCATCTATGTGCTCGATTTCGACGGCCTAATCGCCCGGCGGGGGCGCGAAAACTGGTACGACCCGACCAAATGGTTCACCGTCCGGATGCCAATGAGGGCGGAACATCTCGCATCGATGGCGTCGGAATGGCTTCGCTTCGTGCATCCGCTGGCCGGAAAGCTCGCCAAAGTGATCGTTACCGACCTTGACAACACGCTTTGGGGCGGAGTGATCGGCGAGGACGGCATGGACGGCATCCGGATTCACCGGGACGAGCACAAGGGCGCGCCGTTCTGGCAGCTTCAACGCGTGCTGGCCGATGCCCGGCGGCGGGGCGTGCTGCTGGCCATCGCGAGCAAGAACAATCCGGCCGATGCCATGGAGGCGCTCGAAAAACACCCGGGGATGCTGTTGCGGCCGTCCGATTTCGCGGCCATGCGGATCGGCTGGAACCCGAAGTCGCAAAGCCTGCGCGAGATCGCGGCCGAGTTAAACGTCGGCATCGACAGTCTGCTGTTCCTCGACGATAATCCGGTGGAGCGGGAGCACGCGCGGATGGAGGTTCCGGAAGCCGCCGTGATCGAGCTGCCGGCCGAGCCGGCCGGCTACGCGAAGGCGGTGCGGGAATGCCCGCTGCTCGAACGGCTGGCGATTTCGGCGGAGGACCGGGAGCGGACGGCGATGTACGCGGCGCAGGCCGAGCGCGCGCACCTCGAAGCTTCGTCGGGATCGGTGGAGGATTTCTACCGGTCGCTCGATCAGCGGGTGACGGTGGCGGCGGCGGGCGGGGCGAACATCGCGCGGATCGCGCAGTTGACGCAGAAGACGAATCAGTTCAACCTCACCACGCGGCGCTACTCGGAGGCCGAGGTCGCCGCCATGGCGGCGGGCGGCGATCATGCGGTGCTCGGGGTGACGGTCACCGACCGGTTCGGCGACAACGGGCTGGTGGGAGTGTGCATCCTGCGGTTCGCGGATGCGACGGCGGAGATCGATTCGTTCCTGATGAGCTGCCGGGTGATCGGGCGGACGGTGGAGACGGCGATCCTGGCGGCGGCGGCCGAGGTAGCCGCCGGACGCGGGGCGGAAGTGCTCGAAGGGTGGTTTCTGCCGACGAAGAAGAACGCGCCGTCGAAGGATTTCTATTCGCAGCACGGCTTCGAGGCCGTGGAAGAGAGCGCCGCGGGAACGCGCTGGCGGCTCGCGATGGCGAGCCGGCCGGAGTGCCCGGAGTGGATCGCGCTCGACAATACCGCCGGAAAGGAGACCGTATTCGCGTGA